GCTTCGAGTGCATCGGCGACATTCGCGGACGCGGGCTGCTGCTGGGTATGGAAATCGTCAAGGACCGCCGCACGAAGGAACCGGCGGATGGGCTTGGCGCAAAGATCACCCGCGAGTGCATGAAGCTGGGGCTCAGCATGAACATCGTGCAGTTGCCCGGTATGGGCGGGGTGTTCCGGATCGCGCCGCCGCTGACCGTTCACGAGGATGAGGTGGATCTCGGGCTGGCGTTGCTCGGACAGGCTATCGAGCGCTCGCTTTGATCGACTCGCAAGACGGCGGACAAAACGGAATTGTCGCGCGGAGAATCACGTTCATGTGATCGACCAGTGGGTCGAATATGTATCTCATATTCGACCACATATTGAGCTTAAAGCAAAACAATCGACTCGATCATCACAAATATGTCAGACTAAATCAGTGATCGAAATTGGAAAAGCAAGATGCTTAAGCTGCATGAGTCGATCGTCACCGATCTGATCGAGTCGATCGTGTCCGGGCAATTTGCGCCGGGCACCTCGCTGCCGAACGAGATCGAACTCGCCGAGGCGAGAGGGGTCAGCCGTACCGCGGCGCGGGAAGCCATGCAGAAGCTGCAGTCCCTTGGCCTGATCGAAGTGCGTCGACGCAAAGGAGCCAGCGTGCTGCCCCGCGGCGCCTGGAATCTCCTCGACCCGAGCGTGCTCGAGGTGGCCGTCAAGTATGTGGCGGACGTCGACTTCTTTCATGATCTGATCGAAGCGCGTCTTCTGATCGAGCCTCGCGCCGCGGAACTCGCCGCACAACGCGCGAACGACCGGGATCTCGAACGCATCGGAGCGGCGCTCACGTCAATGGGAGCCGAGGCCGACGGAACACGCGGCCCCGGTTGGCACGACGCGGATCTGTCGTTCCATGCCTCGATCATCGACGCAACCGGGAACTGGGTTCTACGACAACTGATCGTGACGATCCGGGCAGCGCTTGCCGCCGAGATCCGCGTGACGGGCCAGCATGCGGCCGACCCGAGAGACTCCTTGCAAATGCACCAAAACGTCTTTGACGCGATTCGCCGGCGACAGCCCACGCAGGCGCATGCCGCCATGACCTAGCTACTCCTCTCGACGCGGCGCGATCTCGACGCAATCGGTCGCGGCGAGGTACGCCGCTCGCAGGGATAGTCGATTAGCTGCTTGTCAGAAGTACTCAACCGGCACACAAAGGTGACGATATGCGCAAACTCCGCTCGCAGAGTTGGTTCGGCAGGAACGACAAGGACAGTTTCATCCACCGCTGTGGATGAAGAATCAGGGCATTCCACACGACGAATTCGACGGACGCCCGGTGATCGGCATCTGCAATACGTGGTCCGAACTGACGCCGTGCAACGCGCATTTTCGCGAGCTCG
Above is a genomic segment from Paraburkholderia aromaticivorans containing:
- a CDS encoding FadR/GntR family transcriptional regulator produces the protein MLKLHESIVTDLIESIVSGQFAPGTSLPNEIELAEARGVSRTAAREAMQKLQSLGLIEVRRRKGASVLPRGAWNLLDPSVLEVAVKYVADVDFFHDLIEARLLIEPRAAELAAQRANDRDLERIGAALTSMGAEADGTRGPGWHDADLSFHASIIDATGNWVLRQLIVTIRAALAAEIRVTGQHAADPRDSLQMHQNVFDAIRRRQPTQAHAAMT